The Bacteroidota bacterium genomic sequence TTCGGGGTTAATTCACACAGACTTAACTATCTTTCTGCAATGAAAAAGCTGCGTTACACATTGGTTTTTGTTTTATCGGGTTGGGGCCTGGCGGCTCAAACTACTGATGTGCTGTTTATTGGAAACAGCTACACTGCTTCAAACAACCTGCCTCAGCTGGTAGATAATCTGGCGCTGGCCGCCGGATTTACCATGTTTACGGATAACAGTATGCCCGGCGGGTTTACACTACAGATGCATTCGCAAAATGCGGGAACACAGGCCAAAATAACTCAGCAGCCGTGGGATGTGGTGTTTTTGCAGGCACAAAGTCAGGAGCCGGCACTCGATTCGGCATACATCATGCAAAACGTGCTTCCTTACGCCACCGTGCTTGAAGGGCAGATTGCACAGAACGACAGCTGCACGCGGCTTATTTTTTACATGACCTGGGGCCGTAAGTTTGGCGATGCGCAGAACTGTGCAGCCTACCCGCCCGTGTGCACCTACGCCGGCATGCAGGCCGAACTGCGCCGCCGCTACCTGCTTATGGCGCAGCAAAACAACGCAGCCGTGGCTCCGGTGGGCGAAGCCTGGAAAAATGTGCTGGCCACTAATCCCACATTCGATTTGTATGTGAGCGACGGCAGCCACCCCAGCCTGCATGGCTCGTATCTGGCGGCCTGTGTAATGTTTGCCACTATTTACGGACAGTCGCCGGCCGGCC encodes the following:
- a CDS encoding T9SS type A sorting domain-containing protein, with the protein product MKKLRYTLVFVLSGWGLAAQTTDVLFIGNSYTASNNLPQLVDNLALAAGFTMFTDNSMPGGFTLQMHSQNAGTQAKITQQPWDVVFLQAQSQEPALDSAYIMQNVLPYATVLEGQIAQNDSCTRLIFYMTWGRKFGDAQNCAAYPPVCTYAGMQAELRRRYLLMAQQNNAAVAPVGEAWKNVLATNPTFDLYVSDGSHPSLHGSYLAACVMFATIYGQSPAGLQYTAGLPAADAQLLQTIAGTTVLDSLPLWQAEIDIAVATGLTATQTSGYTYDFALQTTFANAFSWNYGDNTGWQSAGNPSTHTFPGPGQYTVSGVVHNGCFTDTVQQTITVLPLGVQNAGAFQVNVYPNPASGQVRFALPPAQPARIDWFDATGRCVKSSTLPAGSDGVMDISQLPAGVYQVRIVQQEQQAVVRVVVN